One stretch of candidate division TA06 bacterium DNA includes these proteins:
- a CDS encoding NAD+ synthase — MKIAICQYNPVVGDLEGNLAKVASALKSCARQKPDLLVFPELFLTGYPPRDLLEKDWFLRKIEQAIKDITKLSRKYPDTGILIGAPTLVVEKTSMRLHNSALLIHCGKVIFTQHKTLLPTYDVFDETRYFKPAEKVSVVNFKGRKLGISICEDAWNDAALWPKGRPYNQDPVKTLAKAGAEIFINLSASPFEMGKASLRSGLFTRLAKKYRRPFIYVNQIGGNDELVFDGRSFAVNEAGQPVLTMKAFLEELTIFDTEDIALSAKWFKADPAVDVYQALVLGLRDYIKKTGFHQAVIGLSGGIDSALVAAIAAEALGPKNVTGISMPSPYSSKGSVDDSRKLAENLGIGFKVIPISGLYQKYLASLKNTFKGTRSGLAEENIQARIRGNILMAFSNKFGHIVLSTGNKSEMAVGYCTLYGDMSGGLSVISDVPKTLVYKIAGYVNRKGEMVPGATIKKAPSAELRPNQKDQDTLPPYPVLDAILEYHLEDGRSREEIIKRGYKPAVVDWVIKAVRNSEYKRRQAAPGLKVTSKAFGSGRRMPVAAKY; from the coding sequence GTGAAAATCGCCATTTGCCAATATAACCCGGTGGTGGGAGACTTAGAAGGGAATCTGGCCAAGGTCGCTTCGGCTTTAAAATCCTGCGCCAGGCAAAAGCCCGACCTGCTGGTCTTTCCCGAGCTGTTTCTGACCGGCTATCCGCCCCGCGATCTGCTGGAAAAGGACTGGTTCCTGCGGAAGATTGAGCAGGCCATAAAGGACATTACTAAACTGTCCCGAAAATATCCCGACACTGGGATACTAATTGGGGCGCCGACATTGGTCGTGGAAAAAACTTCCATGCGTTTGCATAACTCGGCACTGTTGATCCACTGTGGCAAGGTCATCTTCACCCAGCACAAAACTTTGCTGCCAACCTACGATGTCTTTGATGAGACCCGTTACTTCAAACCGGCGGAAAAAGTCTCGGTGGTGAACTTCAAAGGCCGGAAACTGGGAATATCCATCTGCGAGGATGCATGGAACGATGCCGCCTTGTGGCCAAAAGGGAGACCGTACAATCAGGATCCAGTAAAAACGTTAGCCAAGGCAGGGGCGGAAATATTCATCAACCTTTCAGCCTCGCCGTTCGAAATGGGAAAAGCTTCCCTCAGGTCCGGCCTCTTTACAAGGCTGGCCAAGAAATACCGCAGGCCGTTCATCTATGTCAACCAGATAGGCGGAAACGACGAGTTGGTCTTCGACGGCCGCAGTTTTGCAGTGAACGAAGCCGGACAGCCGGTCCTGACGATGAAGGCCTTCCTGGAAGAACTGACGATATTTGACACAGAGGACATTGCGCTCTCCGCAAAATGGTTCAAGGCTGACCCGGCCGTTGATGTTTATCAAGCCCTGGTTTTGGGCCTGCGGGATTACATTAAAAAGACCGGTTTTCACCAGGCAGTGATAGGGCTTTCCGGCGGGATTGACTCGGCCCTGGTGGCAGCAATCGCGGCCGAGGCGCTGGGTCCCAAAAACGTGACGGGAATCTCCATGCCCTCGCCCTATTCTTCCAAAGGCAGCGTGGACGATTCCAGAAAGCTGGCCGAGAACCTGGGGATAGGTTTTAAGGTCATTCCCATCTCCGGACTGTACCAAAAATACCTGGCTTCGCTTAAAAATACCTTCAAAGGCACAAGATCCGGGCTGGCCGAGGAGAATATCCAGGCCCGCATCCGGGGAAATATTTTGATGGCTTTCTCCAACAAGTTCGGGCACATCGTGCTTTCCACCGGCAACAAGAGCGAGATGGCGGTGGGCTACTGCACGCTGTACGGCGACATGAGCGGCGGGCTGTCGGTGATCTCGGACGTTCCCAAGACCCTGGTCTACAAGATCGCCGGATATGTCAACCGGAAGGGGGAGATGGTCCCCGGGGCCACGATCAAGAAAGCGCCCTCGGCCGAACTGCGGCCCAATCAAAAGGACCAGGACACCCTGCCGCCCTACCCGGTGCTGGATGCGATCCTTGAGTATCATCTGGAAGACGGCAGGTCGCGGGAAGAGATCATCAAGCGCGGCTACAAACCTGCGGTGGTGGACTGGGTGATCAAAGCCGTAAGGAACAGCGAGTACAAGCGGCGGCAGGCCGCGCCGGGGTTGAAGGTGACCAGCAAGGCCTTCGGGTCAGGACGCAGAATGCCGGTGGCGGCCAAGTACTGA
- a CDS encoding TMEM43 family protein, which produces MADQFTETVTTGWGKRIMNSFMGVLIGILLFFFSFVVLWKTEGRTNYAKIAGKAVALSTQSVDQNGQDQLVSATGALETPDSVGDPEFLRPGSYIMLQRTVEMYAWRERSSSKSEKKMGGSETTTTTYTYEKEWTSNPENSAEFKKPEGHANPGLDIAEKEFYASQAKLGAYELDIQNMQLPDAPKLEIGQNDLSPEMPDSFKLSQGYLFKGKGTLSEPEVGDIRLSFGAIASGKKVTVFGKLIGGAIEPYMIKGETKFYRAMAGTRDEAIAQLKAEYKMTGWIGRIIGFLMMWIGMLMLLGPLHTVLDVLPFLGTASRFVVGLMTFPIALVLSLVTIIVSMIAHNIIALVIVLALVAGGILFLMRKKKQPVAQAAVK; this is translated from the coding sequence ATGGCGGACCAGTTCACCGAAACCGTCACCACCGGGTGGGGCAAAAGGATCATGAACTCCTTCATGGGAGTGCTGATAGGCATCCTGCTGTTCTTCTTCTCCTTCGTGGTCCTGTGGAAGACCGAGGGCCGCACCAATTATGCAAAGATCGCCGGCAAGGCGGTGGCCCTGTCCACGCAGTCCGTGGACCAGAACGGCCAGGACCAGCTGGTCTCGGCCACCGGAGCCCTGGAAACTCCAGATTCGGTGGGCGATCCGGAGTTCCTGCGGCCCGGCAGCTACATTATGCTGCAGCGGACGGTGGAGATGTACGCCTGGAGGGAGCGCTCCAGTTCAAAGTCCGAGAAAAAGATGGGCGGCAGCGAGACCACCACCACTACTTACACCTACGAAAAAGAATGGACCTCCAACCCGGAGAACTCAGCCGAGTTCAAGAAGCCCGAGGGCCACGCCAATCCCGGCTTGGATATTGCGGAAAAGGAATTCTATGCCAGCCAGGCCAAACTGGGGGCCTATGAGCTGGATATCCAGAACATGCAGCTGCCGGACGCCCCGAAATTAGAGATAGGACAGAACGACCTGTCGCCGGAGATGCCCGACAGCTTCAAGCTTTCACAAGGTTATTTGTTCAAGGGGAAGGGGACCTTAAGCGAACCGGAAGTGGGCGATATCCGTTTGAGCTTCGGGGCCATCGCTTCCGGCAAAAAGGTGACGGTCTTCGGCAAGCTGATCGGCGGGGCCATTGAGCCGTATATGATCAAGGGCGAGACCAAGTTCTACCGGGCCATGGCCGGCACCAGGGACGAGGCCATAGCCCAGCTTAAGGCGGAGTACAAGATGACCGGTTGGATCGGCCGGATCATCGGCTTTTTGATGATGTGGATCGGGATGCTGATGCTGCTTGGTCCGCTGCACACCGTGCTGGATGTCCTGCCGTTCCTGGGCACCGCCAGCCGCTTTGTGGTGGGGCTGATGACCTTTCCCATTGCCCTGGTGCTGTCTCTGGTAACCATCATCGTCTCCATGATAGCCCATAATATCATCGCTCTGGTGATCGTGCTGGCGCTGGTGGCCGGAGGGATCTTGTTCCTGATGCGAAAGAAGAAACAGCCGGTAGCTCAGGCAGCGGTGAAATAA
- a CDS encoding tetratricopeptide repeat protein yields the protein MIKLDKHYPITNVMLTHLLLYIAIALSPAEFYNLGNKCYSQNDYAGAVAAYQQALQAGPDASVLYNLGNAYFKNGQAGQALASYRRAQYLSPRDRDIRANLEFVRSYRADKILTVPDPFSRLLYDLFHFFSEREAALMALICFGLGSLMLALFVIYRKKAYAYISIFWVLVFLFFLADLLTWRNERQQFPVVITAAEVSALSGPGPEYKQIILVHDGTEGQIKETRGEYLLIQMPGGIGGWVRRDEVERVF from the coding sequence ATGATCAAATTAGATAAACATTATCCAATAACTAATGTTATGCTGACCCATCTATTACTCTATATCGCCATCGCCTTAAGCCCGGCTGAATTCTACAACCTGGGCAACAAGTGTTACAGCCAGAACGACTACGCCGGAGCCGTGGCCGCCTATCAGCAGGCCCTGCAGGCCGGGCCGGATGCCTCGGTGCTGTATAACCTGGGTAATGCCTATTTCAAGAACGGACAGGCCGGACAGGCCTTGGCCAGCTACCGCCGGGCCCAGTACTTAAGCCCCCGGGACCGGGACATCCGGGCCAACCTTGAATTCGTCCGCAGTTACCGGGCCGACAAGATACTGACAGTGCCCGACCCTTTTTCCAGGCTCCTTTACGACCTGTTCCACTTTTTTTCGGAGCGCGAAGCCGCCCTGATGGCCCTGATCTGCTTTGGGCTTGGTTCTTTGATGCTGGCCCTGTTCGTGATCTACCGTAAAAAGGCTTATGCTTACATTTCCATTTTCTGGGTTTTGGTCTTCCTCTTTTTCCTGGCTGACCTTTTAACCTGGAGGAACGAGCGGCAGCAGTTCCCGGTGGTGATCACTGCCGCCGAGGTCAGCGCCTTGAGCGGCCCCGGCCCGGAGTACAAGCAGATCATCCTGGTCCACGACGGCACCGAGGGACAGATCAAGGAGACCCGGGGCGAGTACCTGCTGATCCAGATGCCCGGGGGCATCGGGGGATGGGTCAGGAGAGATGAAGTGGAAAGAGTGTTTTAG
- a CDS encoding protein BatD, whose amino-acid sequence MTTFVKIFSAVLVTFALVTSVCAAGIDFNASVDQSTVGLGEQFTLNVTVQGEGMATVPKPQLPDLPDFNLLGSSSSQSTSISIINGSMKKQATVNFVYYLSAKKTGQLTIGPCKINYEGQEYQSQPISIEVTKTAQAQPRQQGQNSQTSQSRVPIDGNLFLSANASRKTVYQGEQVNVEFSLYNRFQISGVGDVQMPSFSGFWPEKIYDADKLNFQRKVVDGKQFEVALLKKTALFPVTSGEVEIGPLSMNVGVVQGSRDIFDMFGTTQAVKVESKPLRLTVLPLPESGKPAEFTGGVGRFTMTAELDRTSTTDSEPINLTIKVSGTGNIRLIEKPVIPPATGLKILDPEIKDQIQASGDVIKGSKTFRYPVIPQADGKYVLPAIKMAYFDPGDKSYHTLQSKVLECTATGCTPNAPLVEATGLKVLGTDINYIKPDRTEIKPLKQPPWWLLGFGYLLSFALLGLSFLYRAHRNKLDSDRGYARKHRSGALVKKRLKAAEKLLQNDPRQEFYAVLFQAVLGYVGDRYNLDTHALSKDQLKAGLLQLNLAPGLVEKIIEIIEQCDIARFSPGQAAYKTPRELFERSREILSQL is encoded by the coding sequence ATGACTACCTTTGTAAAAATATTTTCTGCCGTCCTGGTGACTTTTGCCCTCGTTACCAGTGTATGTGCCGCCGGCATCGATTTCAACGCCTCGGTGGACCAAAGCACGGTGGGCCTGGGCGAACAATTCACTTTGAACGTCACCGTCCAGGGCGAGGGCATGGCCACGGTCCCCAAGCCCCAGCTGCCGGACCTGCCCGATTTCAACCTGCTGGGCAGCTCCTCCTCCCAGTCCACCAGCATCTCGATCATCAACGGCAGCATGAAGAAGCAGGCCACCGTCAACTTCGTCTACTACCTCAGCGCCAAGAAGACCGGCCAGCTGACCATCGGCCCTTGCAAAATAAACTACGAAGGCCAGGAGTACCAAAGCCAGCCCATCAGCATCGAGGTGACCAAGACCGCCCAGGCCCAGCCCAGACAGCAGGGACAAAACTCCCAAACCTCGCAATCCAGGGTGCCTATTGACGGCAATCTCTTCCTTTCGGCCAACGCCAGCAGAAAGACGGTTTACCAGGGCGAGCAGGTCAACGTGGAGTTCTCCCTTTACAACCGTTTTCAGATAAGCGGCGTCGGAGATGTCCAGATGCCTTCATTCAGCGGTTTCTGGCCGGAGAAGATATATGACGCGGATAAGCTTAATTTCCAGCGCAAGGTGGTCGACGGCAAGCAATTTGAGGTGGCCCTGCTTAAAAAGACCGCCCTGTTCCCGGTCACATCCGGAGAGGTCGAGATAGGCCCCCTGTCCATGAACGTCGGCGTGGTGCAGGGTTCCCGTGATATATTTGACATGTTCGGCACTACCCAGGCCGTCAAGGTGGAATCCAAACCCCTGCGCTTGACGGTGCTGCCCCTGCCGGAGAGCGGCAAGCCGGCGGAATTCACCGGCGGGGTGGGCAGGTTCACCATGACCGCGGAACTGGACAGAACCTCCACCACCGACAGCGAGCCCATCAACTTGACCATCAAGGTCTCCGGCACCGGGAACATCAGGCTGATCGAAAAGCCCGTCATTCCTCCAGCCACGGGCCTTAAGATACTGGACCCCGAGATCAAGGACCAGATCCAGGCCTCGGGCGATGTCATCAAAGGCTCCAAGACCTTCCGCTACCCGGTCATCCCCCAGGCCGACGGCAAGTACGTCCTGCCGGCCATCAAGATGGCCTATTTTGATCCCGGCGACAAAAGCTACCACACCCTCCAGTCAAAGGTTTTGGAATGCACCGCCACCGGCTGCACCCCCAATGCCCCGCTGGTGGAAGCCACCGGCCTGAAGGTGCTGGGCACCGACATTAATTACATCAAGCCGGACCGAACGGAGATCAAACCTTTAAAACAGCCGCCGTGGTGGCTATTGGGATTTGGTTATCTGCTGTCGTTCGCCCTGCTGGGTCTATCGTTCCTCTATCGCGCTCACCGCAACAAATTGGACAGCGACCGGGGTTATGCCCGCAAACACAGATCAGGGGCCCTGGTCAAAAAGAGGCTGAAGGCCGCCGAAAAGCTGCTGCAGAACGATCCCCGCCAGGAATTTTACGCCGTGCTTTTCCAGGCGGTGCTGGGATATGTAGGCGACCGCTACAATTTGGACACCCACGCCCTTTCCAAGGACCAACTCAAGGCCGGGCTTCTGCAGCTGAACCTGGCGCCAGGACTGGTGGAGAAGATCATCGAGATAATCGAGCAATGCGACATCGCCCGGTTCTCGCCGGGACAGGCCGCATACAAAACGCCCCGGGAGCTGTTCGAAAGGTCCCGGGAGATACTGAGCCAACTGTAG
- a CDS encoding MFS transporter has protein sequence MITYKGVGSNIWKIYGYLFFHTLIFAYVIERLFALERGLSIQQMVYLEVIYLTIVSLLEIPTGALADKWDRKKVMVLSAFFTFFEFFILIFAYNFWIFSLSMVSAAIAGALASGTLNSILYDTLKEQGQESFFENKLARINILDFAAAASAALLGGYMASRKGYTFNYWMSVISVTASFFFALSLKNPKVVTSEDNGEGSYWKHMQEAFQFLRKSHSLLFVIFYGVIIGSIVNYFWEYYQVYNKEVGIPLVYFGIISAGFGFLYNASGYLAVKYKDRIPLKMVLSAILVVLSVCFIVSSRIRSPWGLVPFMAAFSLVGAAQPLSLGYLHHRIDSSHRATIESFQSLALRIGSIVVGLLFGFFSTRFDIFAGFGFLGAVALAYTFYYLSFQNKYLDTQRK, from the coding sequence GTGATAACATACAAGGGCGTAGGATCGAATATCTGGAAGATATACGGATATTTATTCTTTCACACTTTGATCTTCGCTTATGTTATCGAGCGTCTGTTCGCTTTGGAGCGCGGCCTTTCCATCCAGCAAATGGTCTATTTGGAGGTCATTTACCTGACCATAGTCAGCCTGCTGGAAATACCCACCGGAGCATTGGCCGACAAATGGGACCGGAAGAAGGTCATGGTACTGAGCGCTTTTTTTACTTTCTTTGAATTCTTCATACTGATCTTCGCTTATAATTTCTGGATATTTTCACTGTCAATGGTCTCGGCGGCGATAGCCGGGGCCTTAGCCAGCGGGACCCTCAATTCAATTCTGTACGATACCCTGAAGGAGCAAGGACAGGAATCCTTCTTTGAAAACAAACTGGCCCGGATCAATATTTTAGATTTCGCCGCCGCCGCTTCCGCCGCCCTGTTAGGAGGGTATATGGCCTCCAGAAAAGGCTATACCTTCAACTACTGGATGTCGGTGATAAGCGTCACGGCTTCATTTTTCTTTGCCCTCAGCCTTAAAAACCCGAAAGTAGTCACCAGTGAAGATAACGGCGAGGGTTCGTACTGGAAACATATGCAGGAGGCATTCCAGTTCCTAAGAAAATCCCATTCCTTGTTGTTTGTTATTTTTTACGGCGTCATTATCGGCTCCATAGTGAATTATTTCTGGGAGTACTACCAGGTCTACAATAAGGAAGTAGGCATACCATTGGTATATTTCGGCATCATCAGCGCCGGTTTCGGTTTTTTGTATAATGCTTCCGGCTACCTGGCCGTTAAATACAAGGATCGGATACCACTGAAAATGGTACTGTCTGCCATATTGGTCGTTTTGTCGGTATGCTTCATCGTTTCCAGCCGTATCCGCTCTCCTTGGGGTCTCGTCCCGTTCATGGCAGCCTTTTCGCTGGTCGGCGCAGCCCAGCCTTTGTCGCTGGGATATCTCCATCACCGCATAGACTCCTCTCATCGCGCCACGATCGAATCATTTCAATCTCTGGCTTTGAGGATCGGCTCCATTGTAGTGGGTCTCTTGTTCGGGTTTTTCAGCACCCGTTTCGATATCTTTGCAGGTTTCGGCTTTTTAGGGGCGGTTGCTTTAGCATATACCTTTTACTACCTTTCATTTCAAAATAAATACTTGGATACCCAGAGAAAATAA